The nucleotide sequence caggaattaaAATCTAGAACTAATCAgtcaaaaagttggaaaaaacgCTGGATTTGAATCACGAGcacaaatcaccaaaattttcgaatcacaAATCACAttcaattttggtgatttaaatCAGATCGAATCGTCAACCACacaaaaatcacttgaaaaatgattcgaattatacatgaattgcaatttttcttgattCAAATCACGGTTTAATCACATATAAAAACTCTGTTCTCAAAACATAAGTACGTTTAATTCGTGAATTCAAAAACAATTACTCAAACAGAAGAAATAACTTATCCTTTACAGACCTAAATAATATGTAGTActtacttaaaattaaaatcagtgCATGTGTACATTTTGTGCTAAAGTATAGCAAGtaagtataatttgaaaaaggaTACAAACTGTGATTTACAAAATCAATGTTTtatttaaactaaaaatttgtgttaattttttttatgcatcaGAATCGGGAATAGGTAAATTAACCACCAGTCGCCTCCATtctagccaattttttttttgaaaatgaataataaatattctagggggtaatctcgtaacctttttcttgattaaccagcaaactcataacgttttgacaaactcgtaacctttttaggacgtgacttttcgatgaggtgccatatgaatctacaaggtgtgggaagtctactggcaaagtttgagcagggacgtgagattgctgtttatacaatttcacttttgactcaattttcaaatgagtacatagcctaattaataggtatgaggatatgaggaaaaggtttttattgccaagaatcattttttacgttttttacgttctgtttggtgattctggtggttgaagatgtcctctttcacatggcgtggtcaaaaatcgtctaaaataaatttttgattgctgaattttaattttgagttgattatACACGTCcgatttttcgtgtttttcaatctaaactaaacattgattttatgggaaaagtatgcatcataggaaaaaaatgcaatgaaggaagttgtagagaattgaatttcctttctgctcagagctggttatttttctgtaggatgctttgttaaaaagacatttgcaaaaaacagagacgtatgagacttttaaaaaaaagtttttctgaaaaattgatgttttggcaaTGAAGTACTTttccacaggtcacccaaaaatcaagttaacgaatataacgcggcctaacatcgagtactatcaggcctatggggtgacgcgtcatGAGTTTTATTTGCCCTTTACCTACTCTCAATCTTCATGTTTGAATGATGTCCAATAAACCAGTACATTTGGCAgaattttaggtcaatttgggggTTTCTTCTGATTAATATTGCCTCCCAAGACTGGAGTCAAGATGAATACCCAGGTATTTTGCGTGGCTAGCAGCTTCAATTTCATTTGTTTAAAGCTGGGCTTATGATTGTCTGTAACTTGTAAGGTTAACatgaggagcttggtgacaaagttagacaaacgccacagggttgattttgagaaaatctatgttttctgttacaaaaatatacagcattgtaaaggCGGGGGATACttgacaaattgtagtgatgatactgagtaacaaaaatacaaaaaatatccttccaccatcaccccccactactaataaaaagaacctgaaaatgcacttgtctgagtttgaaaccaagatgaagataatttgaaagtgaaactgtctagatcagttaggttttgatacttataggatttttaaccctctttccatttctgaggtcccttagtttcaaaatagtacataaaaggtcaaaaaacgcgatcaaagttgcgcctcagtttcaaacacggacatgtgaactttatcttagtttcaaaatgagacatatcctatcatcttagtttcagaaacagacatatcctggatatgtctgtttttgaaactaagaaaatttgcacatgtctgtgtttgaaactaaggcaaaactttgagcgcGTTTCTTACCCTTTTacgtactatattgaaaataacagacctcggcaatgaaaagagcgtgaaaaatcctataagaattaatatctaactcgatttttgtagaagtggcgtttgtctaactttgtaaccaacctcctcacATAAACTATGTATTGAACATCACATTTTCTCTTAGCAAATATAACATGAGTTGACTTTTGCTCATTTAGCTTGATTTTCCATTTATCTGTCCATGCTGAGATTCCATCAAGGGTTTTTTGTAGATTCTCTGTTGCTCGTGCTTGGGATGAATGAACTAGCAATATTGCTACctatatcatcagcaaacattgcAGCTTGAGGTTCTTCTATTGTTAGCATAAGTATCAGAAGACgtgtaggtacattaaaaaCAGAATTGGTCCCAAAACACTACCCTGAGGCACTCCTGCATTGATTGGGTGCTCAGTAGATATAGGATCTGTACAGAAACATCCTAAATGCTCTTATTATACCTAATATAGGATTTCAGCAAACAAACATAATTTCCCAGTAGGATTTCTGTAAGTTTGTGCCATACTCAGTCAAATGCCTGTGCTACATCATAGAAATGCTGCTGAacagtttttcttttcctcgAATGCTTTTTCAATAATAGCTGTCACCTGGTGGACCTGGTCTATCATTGAGTGTTAATTGCAAAGCCCAAACAGATGATCTGGTACTTTGGCTAGTAGTTTAAGGCATTTCAGAAGtaatatttcaaacaattttttgatattgtgGGCAATACTGGAAATGGTTTATAGGATTCCACTTTTACATCAGGCTAGTCTAGTTTTTTCAGCAtgatgatttttgtaattttgaagcaCTGTGGCACGTGTCCCAGCCGAAAGCATACATTGAATATGTATGTTAACATCACAAAatccttttttgataattcctgATTCCTGGTGAGATTTTATCAATTGCATTGAGGTTTTTCATCAATTCCTTTGGAAACTTCCACGGGAGTTATAGATTTTATTTGGAGATCTGGTAATAAATCTTCAGTCAATGCTGCTGTGGATGGAATGTTGTGTGGTTGGAATGTTCTGTATAATTGTTCTGCAAAGAGCTTTCCCTTTTCCTCATCGCTGCGTACTCACTGGTTGAACTCATTTTTTAGTGAAGACTTGCAGACAACAcggtttttttctgaaattgatttctttttttcatgcaGTGGTTAATATTtcccgattttttttcagaaagttccaatttttattaCTGAAACGTATAGTTGTATGATGAAATGATATTAAAACTGCCAAATACATACTTAACTAAAGAATAGctggtccatttttttcttgaaatttattggGTTTCTATTCCTAGTGGAACTCAACCGATCGTGACGATTTCTGCGTATTTGATCAATTATTACTCTTGCTCTAGTTATCTTTTGAATACAGTTTCCCATATgcatgcataatttttcaattccaaaatatttttccagcttcagaacttttgatgttttggctatgaaacatttgagaaaaaaattcaaacatgcaaagatgccaattttttatttattattgcCAGCTtgagaaaatcgagaaaaatagttCATTGCTTTACTGATATGATTCAAATAGAAGATTAAAGCCTAAATTAATACAAGActtattacaaaaatataacGTAAGTTTGTAGTTTGTAATAGTACTTTGTGTACTGATACAGTAAATAAAtatgatgatgattttaaattatcaaagtACATACAAGCTATCAAAACAAACATACATATACCTAAGTGGGTGTAAAAATTCCTCGTTCCAAACAAAATCGTACGTACTTATAAAGAGTAACTCGAAACTTTAGAGAAAATCAACTAATAAGCTGAAATTAATCCCTTTCCCTCCCCTTCATAAAAATCAATCGCGATCACTTTCGAGCCGATGTATGGATCCCCCAAGCAAAATCTGTTTTCTCCGGTATTAAGGAATCGTTCCAGCAGTCCACGATGCAATAGTTCATTGTCCATTTAAGGCTTgctaattgaaaattatcatttcctTGACCTTTGACGTTCGttgctcaaaatttaaatttgtccTGAAAACTTTAACAGTGGGGAATTCTGAACACGGGATAAAACGATCGGAAAAATGCGTTTTcaagcttttaatttttttcgatcattttgcACTGACTTTCCAGCCTCCCtctcccttcaaaaaaaagttatactttataaaaaatgactatatattaaaaaataaaaataaataaataaaaaaaactatgcCATGGCCCCTCCACTAATtctttctacgaatttttgaaattttctattacgAAATTCACCATCTTACTTCTAAAAACTTAAATGAGGtgtcaaaactgatttttggtgttttgtttttgtgaaGATTGATTTGTGTACTAAAATAATTAACCCCTTTCCCTCcccttcaaaaatcaattgcGATCACTTTCGAGCTGATATTATTATCGCTCAGTAGgtaaagactttttttttctccggcGTTTGGAATCGTTCCACACCGTATTGTAATgaactttggcagctgaaaatttaatgatttaaaTTCGAAGTAATTGATCAAGTTAGGCGAATAGTGAATCCAAGGTAAAGAGTTACAAAGTACACagattttttcaggaatttgaaATCTAGgatctgtgaaaaaaaatgattcaaaaagttgaaagaaacgCTGGATTTGAATTGCGAACACAAATcaccaatattttcaaatcacattcaattttggtaattcaaaattaaatcaaatcgccaaccacacaaaaatcacgtaaaaaattattcgaatttatgtaggtacatgaattgcaatttttctcgattcaaATCGCGGTTTAATCGCGTATAAAAACTCTTTTCTCAAAACATACGTTTAATTCGTGAATTCAAAGATAATTACTCAAATACAAGAAATAACTTATCCTTTACGGACCTAATAgcacttaaaattaaaatcagtgCATGTGTACATTTTGTGCTTATAGATACGAACCATACATGAATCGCGAATAAATTATAAACACCAGTCACCTCCATTctaacaactttttgaaaataattaataaatatttcTCTCAGTCAAAACATGTGTATAATTCGCGAATTCCAAAATAATTAgttataggtacttgaaaataaaattggtgaATGTGCACATTTTGTGCTTATAATGGGAACTCAGACTTAAGAAACCTTTGCATCTTATTATCAAATCTATTTTATCGAATGCCGAAGCATTCTAAAGTTGTGCGCTTTGCTTTAGATACCGAATACCTACGTATTCCATTCgatgtgaaaattcatttcattgtaAGTTTACGCAGAACATTGGTATATAACAGTTGGCCATGTAAATATCGCGAGAAATCATTATAAAGCAATCCATACGCTTTGAACGCTGCGAAATCCTTCATTGACTGTGTTTGACACAAGAAAATGTACacgttttttcgtatttttaccGACCGATACCAGGGACTAGAGTAGACTGAAAGCGATACCTCAGAtacctgaagaaaaaaaatgtttacattgaTCACATGTGCGTCATGATTGGCCTTCACTGCCAGATCAAACTGTACATACTCAAGTACATATATATATTACTTATTATTCTTACCgagttgttcaaattttgcgCGCTCCAATAGAATAAAAATACCGCTATAAGGGGGGCCATGTAACCtaccaaaaatctaaatttcgcCATCGGTAACAACTCATCCTGCAGAACAGCAATTGATTAGGTACGGTATAAAATGATCGTATGTTTTCTTACACTCAAAGTAGatgtaaaattgattaaatgactTACGGTGAAACTAGTGTAGAGTGCAATCATGCCAATCCAAAACCCATTCGTAACAAGCATGGTTGCAATACTTTCGAATAACCCTCTCAGGTAACCAATTATGCTAAAGAATTAACAAGATATTGAAATATGAATATCACAATAAAGCAAAATGGAGGGAAAAAACCTTGGATTTCGATACCTGTAAAAGTGTTCAAGAATTGGAGCTATAGCTTACATAAAGTTCTCAAATAAGGGacatagttttcaaaaaaaaaaaaacattaaaaggAAAAACTCTTAATTTCATTGGGTTAAGGAGTAGATGAATACCTAAATTCAAGATCTCACTTTTTCAATCCACTACTCTTTGATAAGTGTAGGTCTCAAATTTTAGATTACTAAACCcaactcaaaacaaaattcttggattttgattgaaatcCAAGGAATACAATCATGTATCATTGTGCCTAGGTATTATTGTTTCATCGCCTAAGAAAACAAGAGCTTACCGAATAgcatattggaattttttaatactGTGTTCTAACATGCAATCAAATACTTCATTCCAATCATCCGAGAATTTCACTTGTTCATCAGTATAAGCATTCAAATCGCAGGTTCCAGCATGCAAATAATTCTTTATACTGGTAAACTGGGCACAACATATGATTTTCCAATACAAAATTAAGCTGAAAACCGACCATGCTTGTGCCATCGTAAGTGCAAACACGATGAATATGATACCAGTCGCGATAAGAAACAACCAGAtgctggtgtatttttgaacCAATGGCGGAGGAAACGCGTAGTAAAGACTATTGCTTAGTTtctcttcttcaaaaaataatacaacaTCGGGAATGCTCGCAAATGAGTACACCAAGCAACATATTATGTACATGGGGTATCAGATACAGAGCGAAATATTTTTTCGCAtctgagagaatttttttcttcttgaaaccTGATCCCAAGTCAAGCATTAAA is from Planococcus citri chromosome 1, ihPlaCitr1.1, whole genome shotgun sequence and encodes:
- the LOC135831215 gene encoding uncharacterized protein LOC135831215, yielding MDYRISMKTVSIIGYLRGLFESIATMLVTNGFWIGMIALYTSFTDELLPMAKFRFLVGYMAPLIAVFLFYWSAQNLNNSVSEVSLSVYSSPWYRSVKIRKNVYIFLCQTQSMKDFAAFKAYGLLYNDFSRYLHGQLLYTNVLRKLTMK